The genomic DNA ACGGCGGTAACAGCAGTATAATAAAGAATGGTGATGTGATCGTATTCAACTTGGAAACATTACAGCCAACCATGGTCATCGAAGCTCATAAGGGCGAGATTGCTGCAATGGCAATTAGTTTTGATGGGACACTAATGGCTACCGCCTCTGATAAAGGTACTATCATCAGGGTCTTTGACATTGAAACGGGTGATAAGATCTACCAATTCAGGAGAGGGACGTACGCGACAAGAATTTACTCCATATCATTCAGTGAAGATAGCCAGTACTTGGCGGTTACCGGCTCTTCCAAAACCGTGCATATCTTCAAATTGGGGCATTCAATGAGCAACAATAAACTAGACAGCGATGATAGCAACATGGAAGAAGCTGCAGCCGATGATTCATCGCTCGATACCACCAGTATCGATGCGCTGAGTGACGAGGAAAACCCGACAAGACTCGCAAGAGAACCATATGTGGATGCATCAAGAAAGACAATGGGTAGGATGATACGTTACTCTTCTCAAAAGCTATCCCGAAGAGCTGCCAGAACATTGGGTCAGATTTTCCCCATCAAAGTTACATCGTTGTTGGAATCCTCGCGCCATTTTGCGTCTTTGAAACTTCCCGTTGAAACCAATTCCCATGTAATGACCATATCAAGTATAGGCTCTCCAATAGATATAGACACATCCGAGTATCCGGAACTCTTCGAAACTGGCAATTCCGCAAGTACAGAGTCCTACCATGAGCCTGTTATGAAGATGGTCCCCATCAGGGTCGTTTCCTCGGATGGATACCTATACAACTTTGTTATGGACCCGGAGAGAGGCGGCGATTGCTTAATATTGTCACAGTATTCCATCTTGATGGATTGATCACGGAAGTGTCTCGCGCTGCCTTCCGTACGTCACAACGCATACACAATATAGTTTATATAAACTCCTGCGTATAATCTATCCTTTTGCATAATATTTTCGTCACCATTATCTTGTTGCGgtgtttttatttaaaacAATAGAACTCGCCTAAAGGGGAAATTTTCGatataaaaattcaaaaaaatggctTTCATGGATCGAGTATTTGTTTGTCGAAAAAGGATCACTGGAGTGACGTTACTACGCTACGAAGCCTCCTTCCGGCTTAGCCCTGTTGATTACGAATTTGGATCAGTTGGTATTTG from Saccharomyces cerevisiae S288C chromosome VI, complete sequence includes the following:
- the ATG18 gene encoding phosphoinositide binding protein ATG18 (Phosphoinositide binding protein; required for vesicle formation in autophagy and the cytoplasm-to-vacuole targeting (CVT) pathway; binds PtdIns(3,5)P2, PI3P and PI4P; WD-40 repeat-containing protein and PROPPIN family member; relocalizes from the vacuole to cytoplasm upon replication stress; forms higher order helical assemblies; mammalian homologs include: WIPI1, WIPI2, WIPI3 and WDR45; human WDR45 mutations cause static encephalopathy of childhood with neurodegeneration in adulthood (SENDA)), with the translated sequence MSDSSPTINFINFNQTGTCISLGTSKGFKIFNCEPFGKFYSEDSGGYAIVEMLFSTSLLALVGIGDQPALSPRRLRIINTKKHSIICEVTFPTSILSVKMNKSRLVVLLQEQIYIYDINTMRLLHTIETNPNPRGLMAMSPSVANSYLVYPSPPKVINSEIKAHATTNNITLSVGGNTETSFKRDQQDAGHSDISDLDQYSSFTKRDDADPTSSNGGNSSIIKNGDVIVFNLETLQPTMVIEAHKGEIAAMAISFDGTLMATASDKGTIIRVFDIETGDKIYQFRRGTYATRIYSISFSEDSQYLAVTGSSKTVHIFKLGHSMSNNKLDSDDSNMEEAAADDSSLDTTSIDALSDEENPTRLAREPYVDASRKTMGRMIRYSSQKLSRRAARTLGQIFPIKVTSLLESSRHFASLKLPVETNSHVMTISSIGSPIDIDTSEYPELFETGNSASTESYHEPVMKMVPIRVVSSDGYLYNFVMDPERGGDCLILSQYSILMD